The following are from one region of the Cytobacillus firmus genome:
- the qoxD gene encoding cytochrome aa3 quinol oxidase subunit IV, with product MEHHQSKSFPISHVIGFVVSLVLTFAAAGIALKTNLSFKVIMWIIGSLAVVQAGMQLFMFMHLREGEDGKTNLVNMIYAVFMVIVIVVGSIWVLTSGHASH from the coding sequence ATGGAGCATCATCAATCAAAAAGCTTCCCGATAAGCCATGTCATTGGATTTGTAGTTTCCCTTGTGCTGACATTTGCAGCAGCAGGAATTGCTTTGAAAACGAACCTTTCTTTTAAAGTGATCATGTGGATCATCGGCTCACTGGCTGTCGTTCAGGCAGGCATGCAGCTGTTCATGTTCATGCACTTAAGAGAAGGTGAAGACGGCAAGACGAACCTGGTCAATATGATTTATGCCGTATTTATGGTGATTGTTATTGTAGTCGGTTCTATTTGGGTGTTAACCTCTGGACATGCTTCACATTAG
- the qoxC gene encoding cytochrome aa3 quinol oxidase subunit III, with amino-acid sequence MSAKVDTSLPLEYQTEQDRMNILGFWVFLGAEIVLFATLFGVYGVLYERFAGGPTHKDIFVIKDVMIQTVLLLTSSFTMGIAIFEMRRNNLKGLITWLVITLALGAGFLFMEINEFIHYAHEGATMQTSAFLSSLFVLLGTHGAHVTLGIGWATMVIIQLLKRGLTPTTARKTFIIGLYWHFLDVVWIFIFTFVYLKGLVA; translated from the coding sequence ATGTCAGCTAAAGTGGATACGTCTCTGCCGCTTGAATATCAAACTGAGCAGGACCGCATGAATATTCTCGGCTTCTGGGTTTTCCTTGGCGCTGAAATCGTCCTGTTTGCCACTCTGTTCGGAGTATATGGAGTTTTATATGAACGCTTTGCAGGAGGACCAACACATAAAGATATCTTTGTCATCAAGGATGTCATGATTCAGACCGTGCTCCTTCTGACAAGCAGCTTTACAATGGGCATTGCCATTTTTGAAATGCGACGCAACAACCTCAAAGGGCTAATCACCTGGCTGGTGATTACCCTGGCTCTTGGCGCAGGCTTCCTGTTCATGGAGATTAATGAATTTATTCATTATGCCCATGAAGGCGCAACGATGCAGACAAGCGCATTCCTTTCCAGCTTATTTGTTTTACTGGGAACACATGGAGCTCACGTAACTTTGGGAATTGGCTGGGCAACGATGGTTATCATCCAGCTTCTAAAAAGAGGCCTTACCCCTACTACTGCAAGGAAAACGTTTATTATCGGCCTTTACTGGCACTTCCTTGATGTAGTCTGGATCTTTATCTTCACATTTGTGTATCTGAAAGGACTGGTGGCTTAA
- the qoxB gene encoding cytochrome aa3 quinol oxidase subunit I, with the protein MGIKWDEFFITGDPLILGSQIAILLTMVGAVAGITYLKKWKYLWTEWLTTVDHKKIGIMYIISAVLMFFRGGMDGLLMKAQTSRPEMEFLNSQHYNEIFTTHGVIMILFMAMPFLIGLMNVVIPLQIGARDVAFPQLNALSFWLFFSGAMLFNISFVIGGSPDAGWTSYFPLAGKEFSPGIGNNFYAVALQIAGIGTLMTGINFIVTILKMRTKGMTLMKMPMFTWTTFVTSILIVAAFPIFTVALALMTFDRLYGTHFFTVSGGGMDMLWANLFWLWGHPEVYIVALPAFGIFSEVIATFSRKSLFGYKSMVFSILGIALLSMVVWVHHFYTMGSGPAVNSFFSITTMAIAIPTGVKMFNWLFTMRKGRIKITSAMLWALAFVPCFVIGGVTGVMLAMGAADYQYHNTLFLVAHFHYVLIPGVVFAVFAGLYYWWPKMFGFMLNEKIGKWHFWLFVIGFNVTFMPMFFLGLNGAVRRAYTYSAESGFAPLFMLSAIGSIVLAAGFAVFCYNIYWSIRYADRNISSDPWDARTLEWSTASPVQFYNFAKLPEVKSLDPFWHMKKKNEGLTLHDSEIEEIHMPSNSWVPIYMGVIFGIAGFFLVFEWHIAAAVAGIGIFAGLIIRSFDYNEGFHVSKEEIHRIENAWRKTEGEVHDHVS; encoded by the coding sequence ATGGGCATTAAATGGGATGAGTTTTTTATTACTGGAGATCCCCTTATACTAGGTTCCCAGATTGCCATTTTACTGACAATGGTCGGTGCAGTGGCAGGGATTACCTATCTGAAAAAATGGAAGTACCTGTGGACAGAATGGCTGACTACTGTTGATCATAAAAAAATTGGTATTATGTATATTATCTCCGCTGTATTAATGTTTTTCCGCGGCGGGATGGACGGGCTGCTGATGAAAGCTCAGACATCACGTCCTGAAATGGAATTCCTGAATTCCCAGCATTACAACGAGATTTTCACAACACACGGCGTGATTATGATTCTTTTCATGGCGATGCCGTTTTTGATTGGTTTAATGAACGTTGTCATTCCGCTGCAGATCGGTGCACGTGACGTTGCCTTTCCACAGCTGAATGCTCTAAGCTTCTGGCTGTTCTTCAGCGGAGCTATGCTTTTCAATATTTCCTTTGTCATTGGAGGATCGCCTGATGCAGGCTGGACTTCCTACTTCCCTCTTGCAGGCAAGGAGTTCAGTCCGGGAATCGGCAATAATTTTTACGCAGTCGCCCTGCAGATTGCCGGTATCGGTACATTAATGACAGGTATCAACTTTATCGTAACGATTTTGAAAATGAGAACAAAAGGCATGACACTGATGAAAATGCCGATGTTTACGTGGACTACATTCGTAACATCCATTCTGATTGTGGCTGCTTTCCCTATTTTCACAGTCGCATTGGCATTGATGACGTTTGACCGTCTATATGGAACACACTTCTTTACCGTATCCGGCGGAGGCATGGATATGCTTTGGGCTAACCTGTTCTGGCTATGGGGACACCCTGAGGTATATATTGTTGCCCTTCCTGCTTTCGGGATTTTCTCCGAAGTCATTGCAACTTTTTCAAGAAAATCATTGTTTGGATATAAATCGATGGTATTTTCCATCCTTGGAATTGCCCTTCTAAGTATGGTTGTATGGGTTCACCATTTCTATACAATGGGTTCAGGACCTGCAGTTAACTCATTCTTCTCCATCACGACGATGGCGATTGCCATCCCGACTGGCGTTAAGATGTTCAACTGGCTGTTTACGATGCGTAAAGGCCGCATAAAAATTACGTCTGCGATGCTTTGGGCATTGGCATTCGTTCCTTGCTTTGTCATCGGCGGGGTTACAGGCGTTATGCTGGCAATGGGTGCAGCGGATTATCAGTATCACAATACCTTATTCCTGGTTGCCCACTTCCACTATGTATTAATTCCGGGTGTCGTGTTTGCAGTATTTGCAGGCCTGTACTACTGGTGGCCAAAAATGTTCGGCTTCATGCTGAATGAAAAAATCGGAAAATGGCATTTCTGGCTATTCGTTATCGGCTTTAATGTAACATTCATGCCTATGTTCTTCCTTGGATTAAACGGAGCTGTAAGACGTGCATACACATACTCTGCCGAATCAGGCTTTGCACCTCTATTCATGCTTTCGGCCATTGGTTCAATTGTTCTCGCAGCCGGATTCGCTGTATTCTGCTATAACATTTACTGGAGCATCCGCTATGCGGACAGAAACATCTCAAGCGATCCATGGGATGCAAGGACTCTGGAATGGTCTACTGCATCACCTGTTCAGTTCTATAACTTTGCGAAGCTGCCGGAAGTGAAATCTCTTGATCCATTCTGGCACATGAAGAAAAAGAATGAAGGTTTAACATTGCATGACAGTGAAATAGAAGAAATTCATATGCCAAGCAACTCATGGGTACCGATTTATATGGGTGTTATCTTTGGCATCGCAGGCTTCTTCCTTGTGTTTGAATGGCACATCGCGGCAGCTGTTGCCGGTATCGGCATCTTTGCGGGTTTGATTATCCGTTCATTCGATTACAACGAAGGATTCCATGTTTCAAAAGAAGAAATTCACCGAATTGAAAACGCGTGGAGAAAAACAGAAGGAGAGGTGCACGATCATGTCAGCTAA
- the qoxA gene encoding cytochrome aa3 quinol oxidase subunit II — protein MKKMLLFLTAILPMLILSGCNMVVFEPQGPVARSITELINWSLIWMLLVVVVVFGLFGYIVWKYREKPENKDYEPPEEHGSTLLEIIWTGIPILIVIALTIPTVKTLYALEEAPKGYEEKEPITIHVTSADWKWIFSYPEEGIETVNYVNIPEDRPVLFKMTSASTMQSFWVPALGGQKYTMPKMETKLYLVADNPGSYEGQNTNFNGRGYADMKFEVLAQTQEDFDQWVEDVKDTAPKLTEKEYVGLLKPTHLGRLTYSNTHLEWVNHADPDSKAYTNPELYRGHGYQGKTFEEDDNYKNEKPNVIEGHGEDKGHDDSEENHGGDHHGH, from the coding sequence ATGAAGAAAATGCTGCTCTTTTTAACAGCTATATTGCCGATGCTTATTCTCAGCGGCTGTAATATGGTTGTGTTTGAACCGCAGGGCCCTGTTGCAAGAAGTATTACCGAATTAATTAACTGGTCCCTGATCTGGATGCTTCTTGTTGTAGTAGTCGTATTTGGATTATTCGGCTACATCGTCTGGAAATATCGTGAGAAACCAGAAAATAAGGATTATGAACCGCCTGAGGAACATGGAAGCACACTTCTTGAAATTATCTGGACCGGGATTCCAATCTTAATTGTCATTGCGTTAACAATCCCGACCGTAAAAACACTTTATGCTCTCGAAGAAGCACCAAAAGGCTACGAAGAAAAAGAGCCTATTACTATACATGTAACCTCTGCAGATTGGAAATGGATTTTCAGTTATCCAGAAGAAGGAATTGAGACGGTGAATTATGTCAATATTCCTGAAGATAGGCCTGTACTTTTCAAAATGACTTCTGCAAGCACCATGCAATCGTTCTGGGTGCCTGCACTTGGCGGACAAAAGTACACCATGCCGAAAATGGAAACAAAATTATATCTTGTTGCAGACAACCCTGGATCATATGAAGGCCAGAATACGAACTTTAACGGCCGCGGCTATGCGGATATGAAATTTGAAGTGCTCGCCCAAACCCAGGAAGATTTCGACCAATGGGTTGAAGATGTTAAGGATACAGCTCCTAAATTGACAGAGAAAGAATATGTTGGGCTGCTGAAGCCTACTCATTTAGGAAGGCTGACCTATTCAAATACTCATTTGGAATGGGTGAATCATGCTGATCCCGACTCTAAAGCATATACAAATCCTGAACTCTACAGAGGTCATGGATATCAGGGCAAGACATTCGAAGAAGACGATAATTATAAAAATGAGAAACCGAATGTAATTGAAGGTCATGGTGAAGATAAAGGCCATGACGATAGTGAAGAAAACCATGGAGGTGACCATCATGGGCATTAA
- a CDS encoding spore germination protein, which translates to MNFRNLKIKKIRKLNKNTDQSMQPPLLSFVDKFEETQDFREWNIQVNDQKIRIFYLESVVSKEKFYELVFVPLSNLKGEHIEEFLISLNGKETKDQEEIISLLLKGSFAVCLPESQKIYMVSFPKELERTIQEPVNEVVVRGSHDGFIENLQTNIFLIRNRIESPDLTVSYMNIGTKSKTKISLVYLKGIANEEIVKEIKRRLSFIKADLIISPGYIEEYIEDNTFSIFPQILNTERPDRVMANLTEGRIILMAEGSPTALIMPATFVTFYQSPDDYNSRWIPATFIRVLRFVSFVIAITLPGIYIAINAFHHEVIPHELVIPLKNSVEGIPYPPLLEAFMMELTIELIREAGIRLPRPIGQTIGIVGGLVIGDAVVNAGLISNIMIVVVALTAVSSFVVPSNEMSTTVRLLRFPLMILASIMGFVGLMFGIIYILIALCRLESFGVPYFAPFAPFRLKEIKDTFIRLPLWMMNKRPQSSGAIDLLRQKDSRGWKKHEE; encoded by the coding sequence ATGAACTTTCGCAACCTGAAAATCAAGAAAATCCGCAAACTCAATAAAAATACGGATCAATCTATGCAGCCGCCGCTATTATCTTTTGTGGATAAATTCGAAGAAACCCAGGATTTCAGGGAATGGAATATTCAAGTTAATGACCAGAAAATCAGGATATTTTACCTTGAGTCTGTTGTTTCAAAAGAGAAATTTTATGAGCTTGTATTTGTGCCCCTATCCAACTTAAAAGGGGAACACATTGAAGAGTTTTTGATTTCTCTCAACGGCAAGGAGACAAAAGATCAAGAAGAAATCATCAGCTTATTGTTAAAAGGGAGCTTTGCGGTCTGCCTTCCTGAATCACAGAAAATTTATATGGTAAGCTTTCCAAAAGAGCTGGAAAGAACGATCCAGGAACCTGTAAATGAAGTTGTAGTTAGAGGGTCGCATGATGGTTTTATAGAAAACCTGCAGACCAATATATTCCTGATCCGCAACCGTATCGAAAGTCCGGATTTAACTGTCAGCTATATGAACATTGGGACTAAGTCAAAAACGAAAATTTCATTAGTATACCTGAAAGGAATAGCAAATGAGGAGATTGTCAAAGAGATTAAGAGAAGACTTTCATTTATTAAAGCGGATTTGATTATCAGTCCCGGTTATATTGAAGAGTATATTGAGGATAATACATTCAGCATATTCCCGCAAATCCTTAACACAGAACGTCCGGATCGTGTAATGGCAAACTTAACGGAAGGCAGGATTATCTTAATGGCTGAAGGCAGCCCTACAGCTTTAATAATGCCTGCAACGTTTGTTACTTTCTATCAGTCACCTGACGATTACAATAGCAGATGGATACCGGCAACATTTATCCGTGTTCTCCGGTTTGTGAGTTTCGTCATAGCTATTACACTTCCGGGGATTTATATCGCCATTAATGCTTTCCATCATGAAGTAATTCCCCATGAATTAGTGATTCCGTTGAAAAATTCAGTTGAGGGAATACCGTATCCGCCATTATTGGAAGCGTTCATGATGGAACTGACCATTGAATTAATTCGTGAAGCAGGAATACGTCTGCCAAGGCCGATTGGGCAAACAATTGGAATAGTAGGGGGACTTGTCATTGGCGATGCGGTTGTTAATGCAGGGCTCATTTCAAATATTATGATTGTTGTGGTTGCTTTAACTGCGGTTTCCTCTTTTGTGGTACCGTCAAATGAAATGAGCACAACCGTCCGGCTCCTTCGTTTCCCTCTGATGATTCTCGCTTCCATAATGGGCTTTGTTGGTTTAATGTTTGGGATCATCTATATATTAATTGCACTATGCAGACTTGAGTCCTTTGGCGTTCCGTATTTTGCCCCGTTTGCACCATTTCGTCTAAAAGAAATAAAAGACACATTTATCAGGCTTCCGCTTTGGATGATGAATAAGCGCCCGCAAAGCTCGGGTGCCATTGATCTATTAAGGCAGAAGGATTCAAGAGGGTGGAAGAAGCATGAAGAATAA
- a CDS encoding GerAB/ArcD/ProY family transporter has translation MKNKESIDLPQLFFIIIQTQIGVGVLSLPFTMYKASKTDGWISLMVAGVFVQLILTMYYFLLKKFNGSNIFDIARITAGKIIGNFIICLYLLYFLLIGVMILSLFDKIIATWILPRTPGWAVGGIFSFLAAALCREGIRVIGRFYTLVTPLLLLLIFLITYTIKDANIYFLFPIGKEGIKDILLGSKEAVIAMLGFEMVLVIYSLTNAEHKRRYRIITGANALITLLYTYLIIIHFIYYSPEEIALVPEPMLFILKSYSFKIIERTDLFFLSIWIISVFTSFVSYLYMSAKSAKRSLRGKTASLFIFLQL, from the coding sequence ATGAAGAATAAAGAATCAATCGATCTTCCTCAGCTTTTTTTTATCATTATTCAAACACAAATCGGAGTAGGAGTTTTATCTCTTCCCTTCACGATGTATAAGGCTTCAAAGACAGACGGCTGGATATCTCTGATGGTAGCAGGGGTCTTTGTTCAGCTCATTCTGACTATGTATTATTTCCTGCTGAAAAAATTTAATGGAAGTAATATATTTGACATCGCCAGAATAACAGCTGGAAAGATAATCGGAAACTTTATTATTTGCTTATATCTTCTGTATTTCTTATTGATTGGAGTAATGATCCTCTCGCTCTTTGACAAAATTATTGCCACATGGATACTGCCCAGAACTCCAGGCTGGGCAGTTGGAGGCATATTTTCTTTTTTGGCCGCCGCTCTTTGCAGGGAGGGAATTCGAGTTATTGGCCGATTTTATACATTGGTAACACCCTTGCTTCTTCTGCTGATCTTTTTGATCACATACACGATAAAGGATGCAAATATTTATTTTCTTTTTCCTATCGGTAAAGAAGGGATCAAGGATATTTTACTGGGAAGCAAAGAAGCTGTGATTGCAATGCTTGGCTTTGAGATGGTTCTGGTTATTTATTCACTGACAAATGCCGAACACAAGCGAAGATACCGTATAATTACCGGTGCCAATGCGCTAATTACTTTACTTTACACCTATTTGATCATTATCCACTTTATTTATTACAGTCCAGAAGAGATTGCGCTCGTTCCTGAACCGATGTTATTTATTTTAAAGTCCTATTCGTTTAAAATCATCGAACGAACCGATTTATTCTTTTTGTCCATTTGGATTATTTCCGTGTTCACTTCTTTTGTGAGCTACCTTTATATGTCGGCAAAAAGTGCAAAAAGATCCCTAAGGGGAAAAACCGCTTCTTTGTTTATCTTTTTACAGCTGTAA
- a CDS encoding Ger(x)C family spore germination protein, with the protein MIIIKRILLLLMISIFLTGCWDQNLLKEARLFMSASFDLEPDGKIRDGVTSPILGTSPDSPSKARSEYFTATGNTPRDGRVNIDKIAPKKFDASKLRIMIIGSELAKLDIYPVLDVFYRDPKSSLSAKIAIAEGRADEILKSRLQEEGKVSDYLHNLIVSTEIVSFITEENIQSICAELFDPGEDFLLPYLGLTSENEVKVKGLAMFNERSFTGESLGEDESKMYILMDDQLGKSMRFTKKVTKNEEIGQLNFISFDVIKSSSKLKLQISNNSIQGADIKVKMKISITEFPQNKLDKKDKVKKLNKKLSQELTKDAQRTIKKMQAANCDGFGIGRRLIAMHPSVWESVKWKEDVYANLPINVKVKVEIAGNGIIN; encoded by the coding sequence ATGATTATCATTAAAAGAATACTTCTTCTCCTGATGATCAGCATCTTCCTGACCGGCTGCTGGGATCAGAACTTATTAAAGGAAGCAAGGCTTTTTATGAGCGCAAGCTTTGATCTTGAACCTGACGGCAAAATACGTGATGGCGTTACATCACCAATTCTGGGAACAAGCCCGGATTCCCCATCAAAAGCCCGGTCAGAATATTTTACCGCTACGGGGAACACTCCCAGGGATGGAAGAGTAAATATTGACAAAATAGCACCCAAAAAATTTGATGCTTCCAAATTAAGAATAATGATTATTGGCAGTGAACTGGCAAAGCTGGATATATATCCGGTTCTCGACGTTTTTTATCGCGATCCTAAAAGCTCCTTAAGTGCCAAAATCGCGATTGCTGAAGGAAGAGCGGATGAAATCCTTAAAAGCAGGCTGCAGGAGGAAGGGAAGGTTAGTGATTATTTACATAACTTAATAGTAAGTACAGAAATAGTATCATTTATCACAGAAGAAAATATCCAATCGATTTGCGCTGAGCTGTTTGATCCCGGAGAAGATTTCCTCTTGCCATACCTCGGCCTGACTTCGGAAAATGAAGTCAAAGTTAAAGGACTTGCCATGTTCAACGAAAGGTCATTTACCGGTGAAAGTCTTGGGGAAGATGAGTCAAAAATGTATATCCTTATGGATGATCAATTAGGGAAAAGCATGAGATTCACTAAAAAAGTGACAAAAAATGAAGAAATAGGACAATTAAACTTTATATCATTCGATGTAATTAAGTCTTCAAGCAAATTAAAGCTTCAAATCAGCAACAATTCAATACAGGGTGCGGATATAAAAGTAAAAATGAAAATTAGTATTACAGAGTTTCCTCAGAATAAGCTGGATAAGAAGGATAAAGTAAAAAAATTAAATAAAAAGTTATCTCAAGAGCTGACTAAAGATGCGCAAAGGACAATAAAAAAAATGCAGGCTGCCAATTGTGATGGTTTTGGTATTGGAAGAAGACTCATTGCCATGCACCCTTCTGTATGGGAATCTGTAAAGTGGAAAGAGGATGTATATGCAAATCTTCCAATAAACGTAAAAGTTAAAGTTGAAATAGCCGGAAACGGCATTATCAACTAA
- the ltaE gene encoding low-specificity L-threonine aldolase: MIDLRSDTVTKPTEAMRKAAYEAEVGDDVYGEDPSINQLEETAAEVLGKEAALFVTSGTQGNQIAILTHCRPGNEIILEAESHIFYYESGASSAFAGVQTRTLNGSRGAMDPSDVEYAIRGEDQHFPETGLVCLENTHNRAGGAVIPIDNMKEIHKITKANNVPVHMDGARLFNAAAALNLPASELAKHSDTVQVCLSKGLGAPVGSILAGNRDFITAARKWRKRLGGGLRQAGVIAAPGHIALTQMRERLAEDHENAQYLAQQLGNIRGIEIVNQVDTNIIVADVKNLKMNSSEFVERLKAEGVLSGTFGPSYVRFVTHYDVNRNQLEQAITAIQKTADQVI, translated from the coding sequence ATGATTGATTTAAGAAGCGACACAGTCACAAAGCCGACTGAAGCTATGAGAAAGGCGGCTTATGAAGCGGAAGTTGGAGATGATGTTTATGGAGAGGATCCTTCGATAAATCAACTGGAGGAAACAGCTGCTGAAGTGCTTGGAAAGGAAGCAGCACTTTTTGTAACGAGCGGCACACAGGGAAATCAGATCGCCATTTTAACACATTGCCGACCGGGCAATGAAATTATCCTCGAAGCAGAAAGCCATATTTTTTATTATGAAAGCGGAGCTTCTTCTGCCTTTGCCGGTGTCCAGACCAGAACGTTAAATGGGTCAAGAGGGGCCATGGATCCCTCTGATGTGGAGTATGCCATTAGGGGAGAGGATCAGCATTTTCCTGAGACAGGATTAGTTTGTCTGGAAAATACGCATAATCGTGCCGGCGGAGCTGTAATACCCATTGATAATATGAAGGAAATTCATAAAATTACAAAAGCTAATAATGTCCCAGTACATATGGATGGAGCAAGATTATTCAATGCCGCAGCAGCACTGAATCTGCCGGCTTCGGAATTAGCAAAGCATTCTGATACTGTCCAGGTATGCCTATCTAAAGGACTTGGTGCTCCGGTCGGATCCATACTGGCAGGGAATAGAGATTTTATAACAGCCGCCAGAAAATGGCGCAAAAGACTCGGCGGGGGTCTCCGCCAGGCTGGCGTGATAGCTGCTCCAGGCCATATTGCATTAACTCAAATGAGAGAACGCTTGGCAGAGGACCATGAAAATGCCCAATATCTTGCACAGCAGCTTGGAAATATAAGAGGGATTGAAATTGTAAACCAGGTGGATACGAATATCATAGTGGCAGATGTGAAAAATCTAAAGATGAATTCATCGGAATTTGTTGAAAGATTGAAAGCTGAAGGAGTTCTTTCAGGAACTTTCGGCCCTAGTTATGTGCGTTTTGTTACGCACTATGATGTGAACAGAAATCAGCTTGAACAGGCCATTACAGCGATTCAAAAAACAGCTGATCAAGTTATATAA
- a CDS encoding CAP domain-containing protein has translation MLLKKNFLLGVFLILTLAACNNTQQGMDSGELKGDDLEEISNTNNVNVDRERRGIAPLELQKVNNGYLTIDPNSYSTATPSQEFPHSQLADDGGMPLYQFGEGQQQNQGMEGGQPEGRQFAQPFGQQGQQPQAPAENPPQEGTGQAPEGQGEQAPAAQNDEINNFESKVIQLTNAEREKNGLNALKSDKPLSGVAQAKSNDMQQKNYFSHTSPTYGSPFDMMRDFGVNYSTAGENIAMGQQTPEQVVQAWMESEGHRKNILNGTFTHIGVGYTDDGSYWTQMFIAK, from the coding sequence ATGTTATTAAAGAAAAACTTTCTTCTCGGTGTTTTCCTGATTCTAACCCTTGCTGCATGTAATAATACTCAGCAGGGCATGGACTCAGGAGAGTTAAAAGGGGATGACCTGGAGGAAATTAGCAATACCAATAATGTGAATGTGGACAGGGAAAGACGGGGAATTGCTCCACTTGAATTGCAAAAAGTAAATAATGGTTACCTCACCATTGATCCTAATTCATACAGCACTGCAACACCAAGCCAGGAATTCCCTCATAGCCAATTAGCTGATGATGGCGGTATGCCATTGTACCAATTTGGAGAGGGCCAGCAGCAAAATCAAGGCATGGAAGGCGGACAGCCTGAAGGGCGTCAATTTGCTCAGCCGTTTGGCCAACAAGGCCAGCAGCCGCAAGCACCTGCAGAAAACCCTCCACAGGAAGGAACCGGACAGGCGCCAGAAGGACAAGGTGAACAGGCACCAGCTGCTCAAAATGATGAAATAAACAACTTTGAATCTAAAGTAATCCAATTAACCAATGCAGAACGGGAGAAAAATGGGCTAAACGCTCTAAAATCAGATAAACCGCTAAGTGGTGTGGCACAAGCTAAGTCGAATGATATGCAGCAGAAAAATTACTTTTCTCATACGAGCCCAACATATGGTTCGCCATTTGATATGATGAGGGATTTTGGAGTCAATTACAGCACAGCAGGCGAAAATATTGCCATGGGACAGCAGACTCCTGAACAAGTGGTGCAGGCATGGATGGAAAGTGAAGGGCATCGCAAAAATATATTAAACGGCACCTTTACACATATTGGTGTAGGATATACGGATGACGGATCTTACTGGACACAAATGTTTATTGCAAAATAA
- a CDS encoding DMT family transporter translates to MLDERNKTNGFLLLILANMIWGGNFVIGRIGVDYFPPVLFSLMRWIIAFLLLTPFMLKQLKNDWNIIRKHMKILLLLAVTGIAGYNTIIYVALQYTTSINASVVNSTTPLFIAIMAVFLLREKLQAHQASGILLSVFGIIFVISKGSVEVFLSWKINAGDFYVLAAVFMWALYSVIGKKYADVLPLLSAFYVSVFLGILLLAPLSLVEYLWLQAAKPVFTLPSIGILMYVGFLASIMAFLSWNFGVHIIGAAKAGVFLNLLPVFAIIFALCFTQEKLYLYQIIGGGIVIVGIVLSSRKSIRSKSHSQEDTFSA, encoded by the coding sequence TTGCTGGATGAGAGAAACAAAACAAACGGCTTTCTATTGCTGATATTAGCTAATATGATATGGGGAGGTAATTTTGTTATAGGGAGAATTGGTGTTGATTATTTTCCGCCAGTCCTTTTTTCCCTTATGCGCTGGATCATTGCCTTTCTGCTTTTAACTCCTTTTATGTTAAAGCAGCTTAAAAATGATTGGAATATTATAAGGAAGCATATGAAAATCCTTTTGCTCCTGGCTGTGACCGGTATTGCCGGTTACAATACAATCATTTATGTTGCACTGCAATACACCACGTCTATAAATGCGTCAGTGGTAAACAGCACAACACCGCTTTTCATCGCGATAATGGCCGTATTTTTATTAAGAGAAAAGCTTCAGGCACACCAGGCATCAGGAATCCTCCTGTCAGTCTTTGGGATTATATTTGTCATTTCAAAGGGATCGGTTGAAGTGTTTCTTTCATGGAAAATAAATGCCGGTGACTTTTACGTTTTGGCAGCGGTTTTTATGTGGGCTTTGTATTCTGTGATTGGCAAAAAATATGCCGACGTGCTGCCTTTGCTGTCTGCTTTTTATGTATCTGTTTTTCTTGGAATTTTACTATTGGCGCCCTTAAGCCTGGTTGAATATTTGTGGCTGCAGGCAGCAAAACCTGTCTTCACTCTTCCCTCTATAGGAATCTTGATGTATGTTGGGTTTCTGGCTTCCATTATGGCTTTTCTATCATGGAATTTTGGAGTTCACATAATCGGAGCAGCCAAAGCGGGGGTTTTTCTCAATCTTCTTCCTGTTTTCGCTATTATCTTTGCCTTGTGTTTCACACAGGAAAAATTGTACTTGTATCAGATAATTGGCGGGGGAATTGTGATTGTCGGCATAGTCCTGTCTTCCAGGAAATCTATTCGATCGAAGAGTCATTCGCAAGAAGATACGTTTTCAGCATAA